The uncultured Desulfuromonas sp. genome has a segment encoding these proteins:
- a CDS encoding TonB-dependent receptor, translating into MFTSKLKISGIVLLLFMASSAWSATGSSDEAVFTLGEVIVTSEQQSVNLATTVTEVTAEDLQDRGAQTVAEALQFLPGVDVQTGGKGQSYVSVRGFEQSDLKVLIDGVPVYEQYYRSLDLSQIPVDSIAKITVSKGASSVLYGANTMGGVINIITKRGTATPQTDITTAFGDYGTQHYSISHGGSTDKFNYWMNYSFRESDGFRLSDDFDEHGKFGIDSALGEDGGKRDDSGYIKQSVNAKLGYTPTDATQIYLTMNYINDEKGIPDSDWYFTDWQQWMVSLVGEHRFNEQLRIKARAFYVDHEDTLKDTDYSSSDWFYKSAYDNYTVGGELQAFWDLGPYSFVKMGANFTRDNSEQQEVASPGDSWQDAGEFESDTYSLSLEDEITVTDWLSLVVGTSWDYYDPRKADDQPAPDSDAVFNPQLGMVFTLSDATSIHASVGKKTRFPHLKELYSTMSGGNPDLKPQKTTAYEIGISHEFTNRLNGSVAYFYNDIEDLIQKTGDKKLNTVHYSNVAKARIHGVEATLNADLTERLQAVFNYTYMRTEDKQENRELEGRPRHRANLDVRYSFPFGLLISTQASYTQRQFYVYQESKKSPEIWTKAPDYFLINLRLEQQLPAFAGIDSSLFLQVDNLTDKDYVNVGNLMPGRNFLVGMHAKF; encoded by the coding sequence GTGTTCACATCAAAATTAAAAATCAGCGGCATTGTTCTGCTGCTGTTCATGGCAAGCTCCGCCTGGTCGGCAACAGGCAGCAGCGATGAAGCGGTGTTCACCCTGGGTGAAGTGATCGTCACGTCCGAACAACAATCGGTCAACCTGGCCACCACCGTCACCGAAGTTACCGCCGAAGACCTGCAGGATCGCGGTGCGCAGACCGTGGCCGAAGCCTTGCAATTTCTTCCCGGCGTCGATGTGCAAACCGGCGGCAAAGGGCAATCCTACGTCAGCGTGCGCGGCTTTGAGCAAAGCGACCTGAAGGTTCTCATCGACGGGGTACCCGTTTACGAGCAATATTACCGTTCTCTGGACCTGTCGCAGATCCCCGTCGATTCCATTGCCAAAATCACCGTCAGCAAAGGTGCGTCCTCGGTTCTCTACGGCGCTAACACCATGGGCGGCGTCATCAACATCATCACCAAACGCGGCACGGCCACGCCCCAGACGGACATCACCACCGCGTTCGGCGATTACGGCACCCAGCACTATTCCATCAGCCATGGCGGCAGCACGGATAAATTTAACTACTGGATGAACTACAGCTTCCGTGAAAGCGATGGTTTCCGCCTGTCGGATGACTTTGACGAGCACGGCAAGTTCGGCATCGACAGCGCTCTGGGTGAAGACGGCGGCAAGCGTGACGACAGCGGCTACATCAAACAGAGCGTCAACGCCAAACTCGGCTACACGCCCACGGACGCCACCCAGATTTACCTGACCATGAACTACATCAACGACGAAAAAGGCATCCCCGACAGCGACTGGTATTTCACCGACTGGCAGCAATGGATGGTCAGCCTGGTCGGCGAGCACCGTTTCAATGAGCAGTTGCGCATCAAGGCGCGCGCCTTTTATGTCGACCATGAAGACACTCTCAAGGACACCGATTACTCCTCCAGCGACTGGTTCTACAAATCCGCCTACGACAACTACACCGTCGGCGGCGAACTGCAGGCGTTCTGGGATCTCGGCCCCTACAGCTTTGTGAAAATGGGCGCCAACTTCACCCGCGACAACAGCGAACAGCAAGAAGTCGCCTCTCCGGGCGACAGCTGGCAGGATGCCGGTGAGTTTGAAAGCGATACCTACAGCCTGTCGTTGGAAGACGAGATCACCGTCACCGACTGGCTGTCGCTGGTGGTCGGCACCAGCTGGGATTATTACGATCCGCGCAAAGCCGATGATCAACCGGCACCGGATTCCGACGCCGTGTTCAATCCGCAACTGGGCATGGTCTTCACCCTCAGCGATGCAACCTCAATCCATGCATCCGTCGGCAAGAAGACCCGTTTCCCGCATCTGAAGGAACTGTACAGCACCATGTCCGGCGGCAACCCGGATCTCAAGCCGCAAAAAACCACGGCATACGAAATCGGTATCAGCCACGAGTTCACCAACCGCCTCAACGGCTCCGTGGCCTATTTTTACAACGACATTGAAGACCTGATCCAGAAAACCGGCGACAAGAAGCTCAACACCGTTCACTACAGCAATGTCGCCAAAGCGCGCATCCACGGTGTCGAAGCCACGCTGAACGCCGATCTGACCGAGCGCTTGCAGGCGGTGTTCAACTACACCTACATGCGCACCGAAGACAAGCAGGAAAACCGCGAGCTTGAAGGTCGCCCGCGCCATCGCGCCAACCTCGATGTGCGCTACAGCTTCCCGTTCGGCCTGCTGATCTCCACCCAGGCCTCCTACACCCAGCGCCAGTTTTATGTCTATCAGGAGAGCAAAAAATCTCCCGAGATCTGGACCAAAGCGCCGGATTACTTCCTGATCAATCTGCGCCTGGAACAACAGCTGCCCGCCTTTGCCGGCATCGACAGCTCGCTGTTCCTGCAGGTCGACAACCTCACCGACAAGGATTACGTCAATGTCGGCAACCTGATGCCCGGCCGCAACTTCCTGGTCGGCATGCACGCGAAATTTTAG
- a CDS encoding class III extradiol ring-cleavage dioxygenase, which translates to MLTPNPSKAQIIYISHGGGPLPLLGESSHQAMVDFMQQLSDRLHPPEAILVISAHWEESRATLLGAKNPTLFYDYYGFPAESYTIEYPAPGNPQLADQVVSLMEQAGIAAAIDPERGFDHGVFIPLKLMYPDATIPAQQLSLLKGLDPAQHLALGRVLRQLKQENILVIGSGFSFHNLQAFDWQGTQVADLHNDAFQDWLIETCTGDYPQTEREQRMLDWQEAPGARYSHPREEHLMPLHVCLAMAEGPATKIFDDYILGKRAVAFQW; encoded by the coding sequence ATGTTGACTCCCAACCCCTCAAAAGCTCAGATTATCTACATATCTCATGGCGGTGGTCCGTTACCGTTATTGGGAGAGTCCAGCCATCAGGCGATGGTTGATTTCATGCAACAACTTTCTGACCGCCTGCATCCGCCTGAAGCCATTCTCGTTATCAGCGCCCACTGGGAAGAATCCCGGGCCACTCTGCTTGGCGCGAAAAATCCGACCTTGTTTTACGATTATTACGGCTTTCCCGCGGAATCCTATACCATCGAATATCCGGCTCCCGGAAACCCTCAGCTCGCCGATCAGGTCGTGTCTTTGATGGAACAGGCCGGGATCGCTGCCGCAATTGATCCGGAGCGTGGTTTTGACCATGGTGTGTTTATTCCACTGAAGTTGATGTATCCCGACGCCACGATCCCGGCCCAGCAATTATCGTTGCTCAAAGGGCTTGACCCAGCGCAGCATCTTGCTCTTGGACGGGTTTTGCGCCAATTGAAACAGGAAAATATTCTGGTGATCGGATCCGGTTTTTCCTTTCACAATTTACAGGCCTTTGATTGGCAGGGGACGCAAGTTGCCGATCTTCATAATGATGCGTTTCAGGACTGGCTCATTGAGACCTGTACCGGTGATTATCCGCAGACTGAACGGGAACAGCGCATGCTGGATTGGCAGGAGGCTCCGGGAGCGCGCTATAGCCATCCGCGCGAAGAACATCTAATGCCGCTCCATGTGTGTTTGGCCATGGCTGAGGGGCCGGCGACAAAGATTTTTGATGATTATATTCTCGGCAAACGGGCCGTCGCGTTTCAGTGGTGA
- a CDS encoding sigma 54-interacting transcriptional regulator: MTQEEAAKGVYDLGEGITGKVVETGKAIMLPRISEEPEFLHRTRSLKYGLDQELSFICVPIKRGCKVLGTISAERIYDSDRLLDLDLELLATFAAMIAPTVELHLMEQVDKVYLERENQRLSEALREKFKPTNIIGNSKAMLDIYDLIGKIRQAKTTVLILGESGVGKELVAGAIHYNSLLADGPFVKFNCAALPENIIESELFGHEKGAYTGASGSRIGRFEDADGGTIFLDEIGELSLAMQAKLLRVLQEKTFERVGSNRPIRVDIRIIAATNRDLNDMVEKGRFREDLFYRLNVFPMTIPPLRDRGSDIISLADHFVAHFAEVAGKVVKRISTPALNMLMRYHWPGNVRELENVIERAVILTEDDVVHGYHLPPSLQPPEVSGGAAQGRLAAKLDSVEYELLVESLKSHRGNVTKTARELGMTRRVLGLRMAKYNLDYKTFR; encoded by the coding sequence CTGACACAAGAGGAAGCGGCCAAGGGCGTCTATGATCTCGGTGAAGGGATCACCGGAAAAGTGGTCGAGACCGGTAAAGCCATCATGCTGCCGCGCATCAGCGAGGAACCGGAGTTTCTCCATCGCACGCGCAGTCTCAAGTATGGACTCGATCAGGAGCTGTCGTTTATCTGTGTACCGATCAAACGCGGCTGCAAAGTCCTGGGAACCATCAGCGCAGAACGGATCTACGACAGTGATCGTCTGCTCGACCTTGATCTGGAGTTGTTGGCCACATTTGCCGCTATGATTGCTCCCACGGTGGAATTGCATTTGATGGAGCAGGTCGACAAGGTTTATCTCGAACGGGAAAATCAGCGGCTCAGTGAAGCGTTGCGGGAGAAATTCAAGCCGACCAACATTATCGGCAACTCGAAAGCGATGTTGGATATTTACGATTTGATCGGCAAAATCAGGCAAGCCAAAACCACGGTGTTGATTCTGGGGGAAAGCGGTGTCGGCAAGGAACTGGTCGCCGGGGCGATTCACTATAACAGTCTTCTGGCGGATGGCCCATTCGTCAAATTCAACTGTGCCGCTTTGCCTGAAAATATCATCGAAAGCGAGTTGTTCGGACACGAAAAAGGAGCTTATACCGGGGCGTCGGGTTCCCGTATCGGACGGTTTGAGGATGCTGACGGTGGGACAATCTTTCTTGATGAAATCGGTGAACTCTCGTTGGCTATGCAGGCAAAACTGCTGAGGGTTTTGCAGGAAAAAACCTTTGAGAGGGTCGGCAGTAATCGGCCGATTCGCGTTGATATTCGGATTATTGCCGCAACGAACCGGGATCTCAACGACATGGTGGAAAAAGGCCGGTTTCGCGAAGATCTGTTTTACCGGCTGAATGTTTTTCCCATGACGATTCCACCATTGCGCGATCGCGGCAGTGACATCATTTCCCTGGCGGATCATTTTGTCGCGCACTTCGCCGAGGTCGCCGGTAAGGTGGTGAAACGGATTTCGACGCCGGCCCTGAATATGTTGATGCGTTATCACTGGCCGGGCAATGTGCGTGAATTGGAGAATGTCATAGAGCGCGCCGTCATTTTGACCGAAGATGACGTGGTGCATGGCTACCATCTGCCGCCTTCATTACAGCCTCCTGAGGTCAGTGGTGGAGCTGCACAAGGGCGGCTGGCCGCCAAGCTTGATTCCGTGGAATACGAGCTGCTGGTTGAATCCCTGAAATCCCATCGCGGCAATGTCACCAAAACGGCTCGCGAACTGGGGATGACACGGCGTGTTCTCGGCTTGCGCATGGCCAAATACAACCTGGATTATAAAACCTTTCGTTAG
- a CDS encoding NAD(+)--dinitrogen-reductase ADP-D-ribosyltransferase, with amino-acid sequence MSYRSFNFCDQPPWVIASHEFNNHPQPLKIQGVWRNNRFLFDKLEQTACAPERARLFQDYMSVKFQLHHWQQQNSDRARDSIRNSYLHFLKGWMIDSNSISGAVFKHWVESRFGLHPTFHRERIDGISSEAYFRFMIDVTQGRSCTNALSSQFDLLYEFTQHELHCRFPDQDCLTLYRGTHDAEEYEIVRSFGKWDQIVRLNNLVSFTCEQERAWEFGRTVWKTSVPLAKIFFFYDLLPGSILRGEDEYMAIGGEYQVQRLLY; translated from the coding sequence CTGTCGTACCGCTCTTTTAATTTTTGTGATCAGCCGCCGTGGGTCATTGCGTCTCATGAGTTCAATAACCATCCCCAGCCACTGAAAATTCAGGGTGTGTGGCGCAATAACCGCTTTCTGTTTGACAAACTGGAGCAGACGGCTTGTGCGCCGGAGCGCGCCCGGCTGTTCCAGGACTACATGTCCGTCAAGTTTCAATTACACCACTGGCAACAGCAGAATTCCGACCGTGCGCGCGACAGCATTCGCAACAGTTATTTGCACTTTCTCAAAGGCTGGATGATCGATTCCAACAGCATCTCCGGCGCGGTGTTCAAACATTGGGTTGAAAGCCGTTTCGGACTGCATCCCACCTTTCATCGCGAACGAATTGACGGCATTTCCAGCGAAGCCTATTTCCGTTTTATGATCGATGTCACCCAAGGCCGCTCCTGCACCAATGCACTCTCTTCGCAGTTCGATCTGCTCTATGAATTCACCCAACATGAGCTGCACTGCCGCTTTCCTGACCAGGACTGTCTGACGCTGTATCGCGGTACTCATGACGCCGAAGAATATGAGATCGTGCGTAGTTTCGGTAAATGGGATCAGATTGTCCGTCTGAATAATCTGGTCTCCTTTACCTGCGAGCAGGAACGTGCCTGGGAGTTCGGCAGAACCGTGTGGAAAACCAGCGTACCTTTGGCGAAAATTTTCTTTTTTTATGATCTGCTTCCCGGCAGCATTTTACGCGGTGAAGATGAGTATATGGCCATTGGGGGAGAGTATCAGGTCCAGAGATTGCTTTATTGA
- a CDS encoding gamma-glutamylcyclotransferase family protein, which yields MNAPNTINHLLFAYGSNMSEQQMALRCGGKPQVVAIAHLPNHQASFHGYSRRWDGAEMTVSPQKGATVWGVIYALTLSASERLDAWQDVKLDGTGAYFHYPTEVVGADDTIYPVLVYKKAYQRECEPPSDGYLNTIIAAAEHHHLPEDYVEALRGVTTKKATFEVPRIFEHERSATYAPTSCDGCGA from the coding sequence ATGAATGCACCCAACACCATCAATCATCTGCTGTTTGCCTATGGTTCCAATATGTCGGAACAACAGATGGCATTACGCTGCGGCGGGAAACCGCAGGTCGTTGCCATCGCCCACCTCCCCAATCATCAGGCCTCGTTCCACGGTTATTCACGCCGCTGGGATGGCGCAGAGATGACCGTTTCACCCCAGAAAGGTGCCACGGTGTGGGGCGTGATCTATGCCCTGACCCTGTCGGCGTCGGAACGGCTGGACGCTTGGCAGGATGTGAAACTCGACGGCACCGGGGCCTACTTTCATTATCCCACCGAGGTGGTGGGTGCGGACGACACCATCTACCCGGTCCTGGTGTATAAAAAGGCCTACCAAAGAGAATGTGAGCCCCCCAGCGATGGCTATCTCAACACCATCATCGCTGCGGCCGAGCACCATCATTTGCCGGAAGACTATGTCGAAGCCCTGCGTGGCGTAACCACAAAAAAGGCCACCTTTGAGGTGCCGAGAATTTTTGAACACGAACGATCCGCCACGTACGCACCCACGTCGTGCGACGGTTGCGGAGCTTAA
- the anfO gene encoding Fe-only nitrogenase accessory protein AnfO — translation MKIAAFVNHQGNSAYFHETGDVCLYEQIKGTWQQTKKIALEINGKMSLAEIRNAFFTTMDQLEGCRVFIVREFRGLFHALLLEELGYHTWKSEGALLEQLDHVAHKEREYVAERAKKAATEPARPSGHCGCGSSCSSRRMAATPTNSCSTAPPQQLSEQLPQPTRIGPIEQRLYRLNLSAVLQQHPDLNSWQILHPVLEKKNFKHLEIRCDHVPKWFAHELRQLHLTATETLVGTETRVVVSVA, via the coding sequence ATGAAAATTGCCGCGTTTGTCAATCATCAAGGAAACTCCGCCTACTTTCATGAAACAGGCGACGTCTGTCTCTACGAGCAGATCAAAGGAACCTGGCAACAGACGAAAAAAATCGCCCTGGAAATCAATGGCAAAATGAGCCTGGCGGAAATCAGAAACGCATTTTTCACCACCATGGACCAGCTCGAAGGCTGCCGGGTTTTTATCGTCCGGGAATTCCGCGGTCTGTTTCACGCCCTGCTGCTTGAGGAGCTCGGCTATCACACCTGGAAGTCTGAAGGGGCATTACTGGAACAGCTCGATCATGTCGCCCATAAAGAGCGGGAGTATGTTGCCGAGCGGGCCAAAAAAGCGGCAACCGAGCCAGCCCGGCCCTCAGGGCACTGCGGCTGTGGTTCGAGCTGTTCCTCCCGGCGGATGGCCGCCACGCCCACGAACAGCTGCAGCACGGCCCCACCTCAACAGTTGTCGGAACAACTGCCGCAACCGACACGTATCGGCCCGATCGAACAACGACTCTACCGACTCAACCTGAGCGCGGTCTTGCAGCAGCACCCGGATCTCAACTCGTGGCAGATCCTCCACCCGGTGCTGGAGAAAAAAAACTTCAAGCACCTGGAAATCCGCTGTGACCATGTGCCGAAGTGGTTTGCCCACGAACTGCGGCAACTGCACCTGACCGCTACGGAAACACTGGTCGGCACCGAAACCCGTGTGGTGGTTTCAGTCGCCTGA
- the anfK gene encoding Fe-only nitrogenase subunit beta, translated as MSCEIMEKSRVGTINPIFTCQPAGAQFASIGIKDCTGLVHGGQGCVMFVRLIFSQHYKESFELASSSVHEDGAVFGACHRVEEGVDVLLMRYPHIKIIPIISTCSTEIIGDDIDGVVRKLNEGLLKEKYADREVHLIPIHTPSFVNSMIGGYDIAVRDFVKYFATKGEPSGKLNLMTGWVNPGDVKALKHLLKEMDIDATVLFEIESFDSPLMPDGSAISHGSTTIDDLRGTANAVGTLALNRYEGAKAAQWLEKEFDLPTIIGPTPIGIRNTDIFLKNLKTLTGKPIPQSLVEERGRAIDALTDLTHMFFAGKKVAIYGNPDLVIGLAEFCIDLEMKPALLLLGDDNAFYKDDPRLLALKENVDWEMEVVTNADFWEMEDRIKNQGLELDLIMGHSKGRFIAIDNQIPMLRVGFPTYDRAGMYRHPVVGYEGATWLAEQMANVLFTDMEYKKNREWILNMW; from the coding sequence ATGAGTTGCGAAATAATGGAAAAAAGCCGTGTCGGCACAATCAATCCAATTTTCACCTGCCAGCCCGCCGGAGCCCAGTTTGCCAGCATCGGCATCAAAGACTGTACCGGCCTCGTTCATGGCGGCCAGGGGTGTGTCATGTTTGTGCGGCTGATCTTTTCCCAGCACTACAAAGAGAGCTTTGAACTCGCCTCGTCCTCCGTCCATGAAGACGGTGCCGTGTTCGGTGCCTGCCACCGGGTGGAAGAAGGGGTCGACGTGTTGCTGATGCGCTATCCGCACATCAAAATCATTCCGATCATCAGCACCTGCTCCACCGAAATCATCGGCGACGATATTGACGGCGTCGTCCGCAAGCTCAACGAGGGCTTGCTCAAGGAGAAATATGCCGACCGGGAAGTCCACCTGATCCCGATTCACACCCCAAGCTTCGTCAACAGTATGATCGGCGGCTATGACATCGCGGTGCGCGATTTCGTCAAGTACTTTGCCACCAAAGGGGAGCCGAGCGGCAAACTCAACCTGATGACCGGCTGGGTCAACCCCGGCGACGTCAAAGCGCTCAAGCACCTGCTGAAAGAGATGGATATTGATGCCACCGTGCTGTTTGAAATCGAGAGCTTTGATTCGCCGCTAATGCCGGACGGCAGCGCCATTTCCCACGGCAGCACGACCATTGACGATCTGCGCGGCACCGCCAACGCCGTCGGCACTCTCGCCCTCAACCGCTATGAAGGCGCTAAAGCGGCACAATGGTTGGAGAAAGAATTTGATCTGCCGACCATTATCGGACCGACCCCTATCGGCATCCGCAACACCGACATCTTTTTAAAAAATCTGAAAACACTGACGGGCAAGCCGATCCCGCAATCGCTGGTCGAGGAACGCGGCCGGGCCATCGATGCCCTCACCGACCTCACCCACATGTTCTTCGCCGGTAAAAAGGTCGCCATTTACGGCAATCCGGACCTGGTGATCGGCCTGGCCGAGTTCTGCATCGATTTGGAGATGAAACCAGCCCTACTGCTGCTCGGCGACGACAATGCCTTCTACAAGGACGATCCGCGCCTGCTGGCACTGAAGGAAAACGTCGACTGGGAGATGGAAGTGGTCACCAATGCCGATTTCTGGGAGATGGAGGATCGCATTAAAAACCAGGGACTGGAACTGGATCTGATCATGGGCCATTCCAAGGGCCGCTTTATCGCCATCGACAACCAGATTCCGATGCTGCGGGTCGGCTTCCCCACCTATGATCGCGCCGGCATGTATCGTCACCCGGTGGTGGGTTATGAGGGCGCTACCTGGCTGGCCGAACAGATGGCCAACGTCCTGTTCACCGATATGGAGTACAAAAAGAACCGCGAGTGGATTCTCAATATGTGGTAA
- the anfG gene encoding Fe-only nitrogenase subunit delta — protein MATHKINNMAERKYEKVYTSDPLAEVDADTKEKIGALEHYIMKHCLWQFNSRGWDRRKQNAGILGKTTQLLCGEEVENATPQEKCYWTDAVMLERAYRERCPWINEMSSEEIKALMQLLNARLDWTLIDGSLNLELTVVNY, from the coding sequence ATGGCCACCCATAAAATAAACAATATGGCGGAGCGCAAGTACGAAAAAGTTTACACCAGCGATCCGCTCGCCGAAGTCGATGCGGACACCAAGGAGAAAATCGGCGCTCTGGAACACTACATCATGAAGCACTGCCTGTGGCAGTTTAATTCCCGCGGCTGGGACCGGCGTAAACAGAACGCCGGCATCCTCGGCAAAACCACCCAGCTGCTGTGCGGAGAAGAAGTTGAGAACGCCACGCCCCAGGAAAAGTGCTACTGGACGGATGCCGTCATGCTGGAGCGCGCCTACCGCGAGCGCTGCCCCTGGATCAACGAGATGTCCAGCGAAGAGATCAAGGCGCTGATGCAGCTGTTGAATGCGCGTCTCGATTGGACCCTCATCGACGGCTCCCTCAACCTTGAACTGACCGTCGTCAACTACTAG
- the anfD gene encoding nitrogenase iron-iron protein, alpha chain — MPYHEFECSKVIPERRDHAVIKGKGEDLTSCLPKGYLNTIPGTISERGCAYCGAKHVIGTPMKDVIHISHGPVGCTYDTWQTKRYISDNNNFQLKYTFATDVKEKHIVFGAEKLLKQNIIEAFKAFPERKRMTIYQTCATALIGDDISAIADEVMEELPGVDIFVCNSPGFGGPSQSGGHHKINIAWINQKVGTLEPEITSDYVINYVGEYNIQGDQEVMLDFFNRMGIQVLSTFTGNGKYDDLRCMHRAHLNVLECARSAEYICDELRERYGIPRLDIDGFGFRALGDSLRKIGLFFGIEDRAEKIIAEETAKWKPQLDWYKERLKGKKVCLWPGGSKLWHWAYAIQEEMGLDVVSVYTKFGHQGDMEKGVSRCGEGALAIDDPNELEGLEALEMLKPDIIFTGKRPGEMAKKVNVPYLNAHAYHNGPWKGWEGWVRFARDIYNAIYSPIHQMALVDISQDEIPLDQGFVTRRMLSDKNLPEEITTSTTLSEYTGNYDIIADLRNKTYPELPMTSDEAVKAAV; from the coding sequence ATGCCTTATCATGAGTTTGAATGCAGCAAGGTGATCCCCGAACGGCGGGACCATGCCGTGATCAAGGGCAAGGGAGAGGATCTGACCTCTTGCCTGCCCAAAGGGTATCTCAACACCATTCCCGGCACCATTTCCGAACGCGGCTGCGCCTACTGCGGCGCCAAGCACGTCATCGGCACGCCGATGAAGGACGTCATTCATATCAGCCACGGCCCGGTCGGTTGTACCTACGACACCTGGCAGACCAAGCGCTATATCAGTGACAACAACAACTTTCAGCTCAAATACACCTTCGCCACAGACGTCAAGGAGAAGCACATCGTTTTCGGCGCCGAGAAACTGCTGAAACAGAACATTATCGAAGCGTTCAAGGCCTTCCCGGAACGTAAACGGATGACCATCTATCAGACCTGCGCCACCGCTCTGATCGGTGACGACATCAGTGCCATCGCCGACGAAGTGATGGAAGAACTGCCGGGCGTGGACATCTTTGTCTGCAATTCCCCCGGCTTCGGCGGTCCCAGTCAGTCCGGCGGTCACCACAAGATCAACATCGCCTGGATCAACCAGAAAGTCGGCACGTTGGAACCGGAAATCACCAGCGACTACGTGATCAACTACGTCGGCGAATACAACATCCAGGGCGACCAGGAAGTGATGCTCGACTTCTTCAACCGCATGGGCATTCAGGTGTTGTCGACCTTTACCGGCAACGGCAAGTACGACGACTTGCGCTGCATGCACCGCGCCCACCTCAATGTGCTCGAATGCGCCCGCTCCGCTGAATATATCTGCGATGAACTGCGCGAGCGCTACGGCATTCCTCGCCTGGACATCGATGGTTTCGGCTTTAGAGCCCTCGGCGATTCGTTACGCAAGATCGGTCTGTTCTTCGGCATCGAAGATCGCGCCGAAAAGATCATCGCCGAAGAAACCGCCAAGTGGAAGCCGCAGCTCGACTGGTACAAAGAGCGACTGAAAGGCAAAAAGGTCTGCCTGTGGCCGGGCGGATCCAAACTGTGGCACTGGGCTTACGCCATTCAGGAAGAGATGGGCCTCGATGTGGTTTCGGTTTACACCAAGTTCGGCCATCAGGGGGATATGGAAAAAGGGGTATCGCGCTGCGGCGAAGGGGCGCTGGCCATTGACGACCCCAATGAACTCGAAGGTCTTGAGGCGCTGGAAATGTTGAAGCCAGACATTATCTTTACCGGCAAACGTCCCGGGGAAATGGCCAAAAAGGTCAATGTTCCTTACCTCAACGCCCACGCCTACCACAACGGTCCCTGGAAAGGCTGGGAGGGTTGGGTGCGTTTTGCCCGCGACATCTACAATGCCATCTATTCGCCCATTCATCAGATGGCCTTGGTGGATATCAGCCAGGATGAGATCCCCCTCGATCAGGGATTCGTCACCCGGCGCATGCTGTCGGACAAAAATCTGCCCGAAGAGATCACCACCTCGACCACGCTTTCGGAATATACCGGCAACTACGACATCATCGCCGATCTGCGCAATAAAACCTATCCCGAGTTACCCATGACCTCGGACGAAGCTGTCAAAGCAGCGGTCTGA
- the nifH gene encoding nitrogenase iron protein → MTRKIAIYGKGGIGKSTTTQNTAAALAHFHDKKIFIHGCDPKADSTRLVLGGKPQETLMDMLRDYGAEKITNEMVIKQGYKDIQCVESGGPEPGVGCAGRGVITAIDLMEENGAYTDDLDFIFFDVLGDVVCGGFAMPIRDGKAEEVYIVASGEMMAVYAANNICKGLTKYAKQSGVRLGGIICNSRNVDGELGLMQEFTEALGTKMIHFVPRDNIVQKAEFQKKTVTEFDPQENQAKEYCELARKIIENEDFVIPKPLTMDELEEMVVKYGLAD, encoded by the coding sequence ATGACCAGAAAAATTGCAATTTACGGCAAAGGCGGCATCGGTAAATCAACCACCACCCAAAACACGGCAGCGGCCCTCGCCCATTTCCACGACAAAAAGATCTTCATCCACGGCTGCGACCCCAAGGCGGATTCGACCCGGCTGGTCCTAGGCGGCAAACCGCAGGAAACCCTGATGGACATGCTGCGTGACTACGGGGCGGAAAAAATCACCAATGAGATGGTGATCAAACAGGGCTACAAAGACATTCAGTGCGTTGAATCGGGTGGCCCGGAACCGGGCGTCGGCTGCGCCGGGCGAGGTGTTATCACCGCCATCGACCTGATGGAGGAAAACGGCGCCTACACTGATGATCTGGACTTTATCTTTTTCGACGTTCTCGGCGACGTTGTCTGCGGCGGTTTTGCCATGCCGATTCGCGACGGCAAGGCCGAAGAGGTCTACATCGTCGCCTCCGGTGAAATGATGGCCGTCTACGCCGCCAACAATATCTGCAAGGGACTGACCAAATACGCCAAGCAGAGCGGCGTGCGCCTCGGCGGCATCATCTGCAACAGCCGTAATGTCGATGGCGAACTGGGCCTGATGCAAGAGTTTACCGAAGCTCTGGGCACCAAGATGATCCACTTCGTCCCGCGCGACAACATCGTCCAGAAGGCTGAATTCCAGAAAAAAACCGTCACTGAATTCGACCCGCAAGAAAATCAGGCTAAGGAATACTGCGAACTGGCCCGGAAAATCATTGAAAACGAGGATTTTGTCATTCCCAAACCGCTGACTATGGATGAGCTGGAAGAGATGGTCGTCAAGTACGGGCTGGCTGACTGA